gaaataaataatatgtttatatcGAAAGTGGTAAGCTGCTGTAATTGATGACACGATTGACAGACACGAGTCAGCTGGCAGCAGACAGGCAATGCGTCTGATGAgagatagatgtcgctgtaACTGGTTGTCTCGTAGAATATCgaaaattaatacttattagGTATAGAATTAACCCCAGCTAGGGGCAATTTATAAtctcaaatacaattattaaaaaaaaaaaaacatttcattcaatatttatgttatacatACGGTTTAATTAAGCAATTTAAAGCTATACGAAGTTCACAAAAACTTATAGTAAATAGAATCTATGCAtacattttggtatatataatttaaataattcaatttttttaatgtttcatacaaaatattaaaatttgagaGCCTAAAACATATTTAGAGTTGATCTGTAAAGCTCTTGTCGAATGAGTGAGCGCCCGAGGGACGCGTGACGAGTGCTCAGGACCGTCGCCAGTGTTTATGTCTAGCGGGAGACTCGCTGGCTTTACATTTGCGTAGGTTTTCGTTGgctaaaatatttatgactaataatattgttaactgattttttgtcttttttattttgtaaacaaaattgtaataatttttttaacattgttaagtactgctaaaattattcaaaaacccgtttttgaataatttttgcaattaaaattagCTACAAATGTATTGTTCACAAGACTGCGTAAACGCGTAGAAAACGTATGAGAAAGGAGGTAGTCCAATATGGACACTGCTAATGCCGTCAAAGATCTACCGGCAAACTTCGAGCCccgcaaaaaaaaacatggtagATATTccattttttgaataattttagcaataaaaaaaaatgttaattaaaatttttatattgttaagtATCATCACAtaatcatcacagcagcctttcgcagtccactactggacataggcctccacaagatagtttttaagtatattaacattttattgatattttgataTTGGAAATTGGAAAAGGAAAGGAAAGTATCATAGGATCTAAAAAAAGgttgtattttgtaaaattatatgcACTTATCACCTTTgaacttcatttattttttggGTCACTAGTGTGATGGATACAAATATAATTGCAAACATACGTACAAACGGatcaattataaaatctttcAGTATTACAACAGTCGGCTAAAGTGTCaggtattatttatgtatatactagctgacctggcaaacttcgtatcgccttattttttttcttaaatataataattacatatatcaaaacaaaatataccctatctttcaagttggatcaaactgcacacggtgtgcaaatttgattaaaatcggttaagtagcttaagagttcatcgcggacaaacattgtgacacgagatttatatatattaagatgttattcatatactttattttgtgaaacataaaatacgcattatctttatttttacaaaaactatATCTGATACTCGACTTTATATACTAAGGGTGGAGTTCACCGACTATCATTTAAACAATGTTTGAGTAATCAGCCGATGAATTCCTAAACATCGGTTATACACCCGGTCAAGTATTCACTGTTCACCACGAATATTTTAACCGTGGTTACTAAATCAGGCAATCACCATACGCTCAGAGTGAATGAACCACTAATGAACGAATGCTATAAGTCTACTCATTAGGGAAGtcacatagttttatttagtcGACACGAGTTTTGGTGACATCTATAGTTAgtagcataaaataaaacgctttcAACTTGAGAAGTTCGAAAACGCATTGGAAACTGTTACGTTAGAATGTAGTGTCCAATTTGGATAGGTAATAACCTCACGGCGATGtcattgtcaaatattttttattattatttctatgcacGTGCTTACATTCTCtgtgttgattattattttgttttgttgtttaatttttaaattacggtttacttgaaaaatggcagctttaaaaaagagaacaaacaatttttcaagTGATGAAAAGCGTATTTTAACGGAGTTAGTGTTAAAATACCAAAATGTAGTTGAAAATAAGCGCACCGATGCCACCACAAATTCCACTAAGTTGCAAGGGTGGATCCGTCTAGCAGAGGAGTTTAATACTATAAGCTCGTTTTGTCATAGAACCCATACAGTCTTAAAATGTTGCTGGGAAAATATTAAAAGGCAGACCAAAAAAGACCGAGCAGACAAGAAGAAAAAGCTATTTATGACTGGTATGTACAATAACAATTCACGTCTTATATTAGGTACCGACTTATCATTAAGGATATTACATATCATgcttttttgtatgtttgtgtattgtagGTGGTGGAAAACCGCCAACACCACCACCATCTAATACCGAGTCTACAATAGTTGAGGCTATATTAGGACCAGCACTAAAGGGAATCCCAAGTGATTTTGACACCGACAGTGCTACATTCAGTGTAAGTACTTAGTTTTATCCAATATTGTGTGTTCAAGTCTGATAATTTCCCACTATTTGAGTTCCCACATGATTGTCAGATTCTgtatataaaattgttgtattttttaataataaataaatatcttacaacatacacacacggtagtttgttcctatggtaagcaacttaatgcttgtgttacaagtaatagccgactgttataactatatattttttttaatatataaatatacatagaaataatacatatataaatatattaaaacaaatattacacccattttgacaaataaataatgtattaacaGGAAATTATAGAAGTAAACACAACGGATCAGAATGAAAAAGTTCATGTAATAGAAGGCGACTCTGATTATGCAGACATATTAAAAGAGGATAATGTgagttgaaaatatatataagttgtaatattttactattgtatTGTACTCACATGTTTTCAATTCtaacttgtttttaaatttttcttacagGAAAACATTGCAAAGAGTTTATTGAAAGAAAAGAATGTAAGTTGACTCTAAGTTTATTAGAAATGAATCATCATaccattatatacatacatacattatatacattatagtACAGTAGTCTTTCATGCAGTGCCActgctaaaataataatagcaaccAGATGAAGTctaatttttgttcatttactAATAATTAGAATTTGTGACAGTGattaattttggtatttttaaccgacttccaaaaaaggaggaggttctcaattcgactgtattttttttttttttttttttttttttttttttttttttttttttttttttttatgtatgttacatcagaacttttgcccgtgtggaccgatttcgacaaattttgttttaatcgaaaggtcgtgtgtgccaattggtcccatttaaatttatttgagatctaacaactacttttcgagttatatctaataatgtgtttttacttgacgcttttttcgtcgacctacgttgtattataccgcataactttctactggatataccgattttg
The nucleotide sequence above comes from Melitaea cinxia chromosome 11, ilMelCinx1.1, whole genome shotgun sequence. Encoded proteins:
- the LOC123657907 gene encoding uncharacterized protein LOC123657907, whose protein sequence is MAALKKRTNNFSSDEKRILTELVLKYQNVVENKRTDATTNSTKLQGWIRLAEEFNTISSFCHRTHTVLKCCWENIKRQTKKDRADKKKKLFMTGGGKPPTPPPSNTESTIVEAILGPALKGIPSDFDTDSATFSEIIEVNTTDQNEKVHVIEGDSDYADILKEDNENIAKSLLKEKNDSDNDTWNSWTPKNLKTPVSSNLKVSRQSEESYLKRRRPKINCLSDELVKEKIKLIKILQENAEKEAQIRLAILKEQLKQEEIKTQKVMNS